The Methylomonas rhizoryzae genome includes the window GTCGCCTTCGGCAGCGGTGCCATCATGGGCATGTCGGTGGTCAGCTTCGGGCTGCTGGGTATGACCTCGCTTTATCTGATTTTCGCGGACGACCCCAACCGGCTCAGCTATATTACCGGCTTCGGTTTCGGTGCCAGCAGCATCGCCTTGTTCGCCAGGGTCGGCGGCGGCATTTACACCAAGGCCGCCGACGTCGGCGCCGATCTGGTCGGCAAGGTCGAGCAAGGCATACCGGAAGACGACCCGCGCAATCCGGCGGTCATCGCCGATAACGTCGGCGATAACGTCGGCGACGTGGCCGGCATGGGCGCCGATTTGTTCGAAAGCTACAGCAGTTCGGTCATCGCCTGCGCCACGTTGGGGCTGACAATAGGCGCCGAACAGGCCGGCGGCTATGTGGCTCTGCCGTTCCTGGTCGCGGCGGCCGGTATTGTCGCCTCCTTGTTCGGCATCTTCATCGTGATTGGCGAAAAAGACCTGCATGTATCGTCCACCTCTAAATTCGCCGCCTTCTTTTGCAAATACGTCAAACACGTCGACGAAAACGCCAGTTTGAAAGATTTGCTGGACACCCTTAGACACTCGGTTTGGGCCTCGTCCGCCGCGGTATTGCTGTTAAGCCTGCTCACCGTTCTCTTGTCGGGCGTCAGCTTTTACTACTGGCTGGTGATTCTGGTCGGCCTATTGGCCGGCAACGGCATCGCCCATGCCACCGAATACTACACGGCCTACACCGAAAACCCGACCCGCTCGATTTCCGAAGCCAGCGAAACCGGTGCCGCAACCACCATCATTCAAGGCTTGGCGGTCGGCATGATGAGCACGGTGTTTCCCGTGATTATCGTCGCTATCGCTATTTTGCTGAGCATTTGGCTAGGCTTCAAAGCCGACGGCAGCTTATCGGCCGGTCTGTACGCCGTCGCCTTGTCCGGGGTCGGCATGCTCAGCACCTTGGGCGTTACCCTGGCCACCGACGCCTACGGTCCGGTGGCCGACAACGCCGGCGGCATCGCCGAAATGAGCCATATGCCGGCCGAAGTCCGCCAGCGTACCGACGCCTTGGACAGCTTGGGCAACACCACCGCCGCCACCGGCAAGGGATTCGCGATCGGCTCGGCGGTACTGACCGCGCTGGCGTTATTGGCCGCTTACGTCAGCGCCGCCGACGTCGAACAATTGAATTTGCTGGACCCTACCATGCTGCCCGGCATCCTGATCGGCGCCATGCTGCCCTATTTGTTTTCCGCGCTGACCATGATGGCGGTCGGCAAAGCCGCCCATGCGATAGTGTTGGAAGTGCGTCGGCAATTCCGGGAAATTCCGGGCCTGATGGAAGGCACGGCCAAACCGGATTACAAAACCTGCGTCGGCATCAGCACCAACAGCGCCTTGCGGCAAATGTTGCCGCCCGGCCTAATGGCTGTTACCGTGCCGTTGCTGATCGGTTTCGTCTTGGGTAAAGAAGCCCTGGCCGGTTTATTGATCGGTACCACCGCTTCCGGATTTTTATTGGCCGTAATGATGGCCAATGCCGGCGGTGCCTGGGATAACGCCAAAAAATGGATAGAAACCGGCCAATTCGGCGGTAAAGGTTCCGACGCGCACAAAGCGGCGGTGGTCGGCGATACCGTCGGCGATCCCTTCAAAGACACCTCCGGACCGGCGCTAAACATTCTGATCAAATTGATGAGCATAGTCAGCCTGGTGTTCGCGTCGGAGTTCGGCGCCGGCTGGCTCAGTTTTTAAGGTAAAAGAGTCGAACGCATGAACAGAATCGTTAATTTCCTTGTCGCGCTGCCGTTTATCCTCAGCCTGAGCGGCTGTTCCAGCATAGGCAAGGGCTTTGCCGAAGCCTTGCTGGAAAAGCAGGACGAAGAAGATACCCGTTTGTGCGAAATTACCGGCGAACGCTTCAGCGGACTGAAACCGCAACTGGAAACACCGGGCCGCAAGATGAAAGTGCTGATGGTGCACGGAGTCGGCAATCATCTGCCCGGTTATTCCACCCAATTTTTGGAGAAGCTGTCCAAGGAACTGGACTTGCCCGTCACCGCCAAGGCATACAAAAACATCACCCTGGCCGATCCTAAAGCCCCGGACAAGCGTCTGGGCAATTTACGCATCAATCGTTATTTGGATAAAGACCAGCAGCAAGAATTGCTGTTTTACGAACTGACCTGGTCGGAAATCACCGCCAAAGACAAGGAAGTGCTGTCCTACGACAACTCCGGCGAGCAGTCCTTCCGCCGTGCCGAAGTCAACGATTTGCTGAAAAAGTTCTCCAACGACACCGGCCCCGATCCTATCATTTACTTGGGCGAAAAGCGTGACGACATCCTGACCGCGTTCGCGCAGTCGTTTTGCTGGATGATCAACGGCGACTGGAACAGCCTGCCGGACGACGTGCACCAAGTCTGCTGGTCCAAAAACGTCACCCCGTTCTACAACGACAGCTACGCCTTCGTATCGCACAGCCTGGGCAGCCGCATCACCATAGACGGCTTGCAGAGTATCGCTTCCATTTTGGCGAACAACGACAACGCCGCCTATTCCACCGCCTTGTCCAATGTTTTGAAAAACAAATCGGTACCGATTTACATGATGTCCAACCAATTGCCGATGCTGCAATTGGGCCGCAAGATTCCGCCCGTCACCAACCGGCAAGCCGAATACTGCCAACCGGAAGGCGGCAAGTATGCGGAGCGCATTTTAGCCCGGACCAACATCATCGCCTTCAGCGATCCTAACGACTTGCTGAGCTACGCCCTGCCCCACGATTTCGTCAACAAATATTTCGACTCCCGGTTGTGCATAGACGTGACCAACATCAACATCAACGTGGCGAAAATTTACGACGCATTCGGCTTGGGTA containing:
- a CDS encoding sodium-translocating pyrophosphatase; amino-acid sequence: MALAGIGFVLWQLRRVLAYPQGNDTLRSIAAAIQEGAAAFLHREYRILAVFVVVVAGIIAGFLQWQTAAAFVLGAVASAGAGYLGMYTAVRANLRTAEAASHSLQLGLKVAFGSGAIMGMSVVSFGLLGMTSLYLIFADDPNRLSYITGFGFGASSIALFARVGGGIYTKAADVGADLVGKVEQGIPEDDPRNPAVIADNVGDNVGDVAGMGADLFESYSSSVIACATLGLTIGAEQAGGYVALPFLVAAAGIVASLFGIFIVIGEKDLHVSSTSKFAAFFCKYVKHVDENASLKDLLDTLRHSVWASSAAVLLLSLLTVLLSGVSFYYWLVILVGLLAGNGIAHATEYYTAYTENPTRSISEASETGAATTIIQGLAVGMMSTVFPVIIVAIAILLSIWLGFKADGSLSAGLYAVALSGVGMLSTLGVTLATDAYGPVADNAGGIAEMSHMPAEVRQRTDALDSLGNTTAATGKGFAIGSAVLTALALLAAYVSAADVEQLNLLDPTMLPGILIGAMLPYLFSALTMMAVGKAAHAIVLEVRRQFREIPGLMEGTAKPDYKTCVGISTNSALRQMLPPGLMAVTVPLLIGFVLGKEALAGLLIGTTASGFLLAVMMANAGGAWDNAKKWIETGQFGGKGSDAHKAAVVGDTVGDPFKDTSGPALNILIKLMSIVSLVFASEFGAGWLSF